A window of Mytilus edulis chromosome 10, xbMytEdul2.2, whole genome shotgun sequence contains these coding sequences:
- the LOC139493350 gene encoding uncharacterized protein, giving the protein MSASSFSSISTTHGACRTEFKRQKTYLTLEKQYIIDNESTDPLPIVELKPFVKKVWRREKSLPSFYDMLPPSKPLTNKSKKTEQIFPQDPPPLEKIELYIGNGVNENRTESKARHTSGHLSPRCKSKNLIHPSAETKAPKQIEHSQSLVPGFISRDERSKTTLNEIQHSDSPTKIQTGLMSSLERKEVDEPSMFINLRGDSFKPNGAVRRPLSYFVPHRNSMKKNGMWQQLQSTDNLPNYITRHMMSRSPLSDDTSRSSSPYYDSFDKRGTLPSIKISYQTLAKRPNKPKIDSDDYNTSPYHQVSRINNALYELSKYGAASKIERQLSFQLKIDLHKFRKSRDYFPFDITPNELAKYYPPPAINLTNGEIQIRKAQQLNTPMKRRKEHRQKSQVSFHSTSDKIENQEWGPSRTEDERPIDTRNTNLESALENIAESESEEEELKLKEITVPSQFDNVTNTQESDSALRGLDDSRTGFTQPTQPTKTTIDIGLQSTFQSNMAEATSTQEMDVEPHEQNERSALSTRTSGIISGVRDANISFLNASDIQKDSESREAKSGNIDKLERDSTFLTSDLNTDYGNPDLSVVS; this is encoded by the coding sequence ATGTCAGCCAGTTCGTTTTCTTCAATTTCAACAACACATGGAGCCTGTAGAACAGAGTTTAAAAGACAGAAAACATATCTTACTCTCGAGAAACAGTATATTATAGACAATGAATCAACTGATCCACTACCTATCGTAGAACTTAAACCTTTTGTTAAAAAAGTATGGAGGCGAGAAAAAAGTCTGCCTTCTTTTTACGATATGTTACCTCCATCAAAACCGCTAACAAACAAATCGAAGAAAAcagaacaaatatttccacaGGATCCTCCACCGCTGGAGAAAATAGAACTGTATATTGGAAATGGAGTAAATGAAAATAGAACCGAGTCGAAGGCGAGGCATACAAGTGGACATTTATCACCTAGATGTAAATCAAAGAACTTGATTCATCCTTCAGCTGAAACAAAAGCGCCAAAGCAAATAGAACATTCTCAAAGTTTAGTTCCTGGCTTTATATCAAGAGACGAACGTAGTAAAACAACTTTAAATGAAATTCAGCATTCAGACAGTCCGACTAAAATACAAACGGGTTTGATGTCTTCTTTGGAAAGGAAAGAGGTTGACGAACCTTCGATGTTTATAAATTTGCGAGGAGATAGTTTTAAACCGAATGGGGCCGTTCGAAGACCTCTTAGTTATTTCGTTCCACATAGAAATTCAATGAAGAAAAATGGCATGTGGCAGCAACTTCAAAGTACGGACAATTTACCTAATTACATAACACGCCACATGATGTCTCGAAGCCCTCTCTCTGATGACACAAGCCGTTCATCTTCGCCATATTATGATTCTTTCGATAAAAGAGGAACTTTACCTTCAATCAAAATTTCTTACCAGACACTTGCTAAACGACCGAACAAACCGAAAATAGATTCTGACGATTACAACACCTCTCCTTATCATCAAGTAAGTAGAATAAACAATGCTCTTTATGAGCTGAGTAAATATGGTGCAGCGTCAAAAATAGAAAGACAATTGAGTTTCCAACTTAAAATAGACTTGCACAAATTTAGAAAATCGCGTGATTATTTCCCGTTCGATATAACACCGAACGAATTAGCTAAGTACTATCCCCCTCCAGCGATCAATCTGACAAATGGTGAAATACAAATCAGAAAGGCTCAGCAATTGAATACCCCAATGAAGAGGCGTAAGGAACATAGACAAAAATCACAAGTGTCGTTCCATTCTACTTCTGATAAAATAGAAAACCAAGAATGGGGTCCTAGTAGAACAGAAGACGAAAGACCCATTGACACTCGAAATACTAATTTGGAGAGCGCTTTAGAGAACATTGCAGAATCAGAATCCGAGGAAGAGGAATTAAAACTTAAAGAAATTACAGTGCCTAGTCAATTTGACAATGTTACTAATACGCAAGAAAGTGACAGTGCTTTACGTGGATTAGATGATTCGCGCACCGGTTTTACGCAACCAACACAACCAACTAAAACAACAATTGATATAGGACTACAGTCTACTTTCCAATCAAACATGGCAGAAGCGACTTCTACTCAGGAAATGGACGTTGAACCACACGAACAAAATGAGCGTAGTGCTCTGTCAACAAGAACATCCGGTATCATATCGGGCGTAAGGGACGCAAATATTTCTTTCCTTAACGCAAGCGACATTCAAAAGGACAGTGAATCTAGAGAAGCTAAGAGTGGTAATATAGACAAATTAGAACGCGACAGTACTTTTCTCACCTCCGATCTCAATACGGATTATGGTAATCCAGATCTATCTGTCGTGAGCTGA